A stretch of the Bradyrhizobium arachidis genome encodes the following:
- a CDS encoding transposase — translation MRGTINNVTVSLTPIGWCVSFACEIEHEAPTNIRPAVGIDRGVANSIALSNGELASVPVERLRLLDRRARKTQEGAQDAGGRARRRRARKTQKVLARRKRGSKRYAKARLRAAAIKAKAARIRKDWNHKATTGLVARFGLVAIEDLKTSSMTASAKGTGEEPGRNVRQKSRP, via the coding sequence TTGCGCGGCACGATCAACAACGTAACGGTCAGCTTGACGCCGATCGGATGGTGCGTGTCGTTCGCCTGCGAGATCGAGCACGAAGCGCCGACCAACATCCGCCCGGCGGTTGGCATTGATCGTGGCGTAGCGAACAGCATTGCGCTTTCGAACGGCGAGTTGGCGTCGGTCCCGGTTGAGCGGTTGCGACTTCTCGACAGGAGGGCGCGCAAGACGCAGGAGGGCGCGCAAGACGCAGGAGGGCGCGCAAGACGCAGGAGGGCGCGCAAGACGCAGAAGGTTCTCGCGCGGCGCAAGCGCGGGTCGAAACGCTACGCCAAGGCGCGACTGCGCGCTGCTGCGATCAAAGCCAAGGCCGCGCGCATCCGGAAGGACTGGAACCACAAGGCCACTACGGGCCTTGTCGCCCGGTTCGGCCTCGTCGCCATTGAGGACCTGAAGACGTCGAGCATGACGGCCAGCGCGAAAGGCACTGGTGAGGAGCCCGGTCGCAACGTGCGCCAGAAAAGCCGGCCTTAA
- a CDS encoding acyl-CoA dehydrogenase family protein translates to MATAGLAHNFDLYSRLDAAIDATVRGNADRNDLESRFPKENLNALAEAGWTGVLSATRFGGLGLGHVDFAEAAYRIGQIDASTGLVYVMHVGAAQTINLYGNDDQKERWLKAKNGTLLGTYSTSERATGGHWWYNLSEASRDGDDYLLDAKKSFTTSSGQADFYVVQTRTPGAKDQADIVFFIVHGKSPGIESKPWNALGVRANHSGPIRYNNVRVPQRDRLGAEGQGKEIIYNGVSPVYLIGLGAVWEGLARGALNAAVKHTESFVHKDRNKRLADYQAIRQELGAAKVLVESLRPWRLELATRLDELCRAGKPQSQVLVPLTEFKVHAAEVANKVAAAALTVTGGYGYHRGPIERSFRDARAAIAMGPSNIIARDWIGKSLVGLPLELFYEGGE, encoded by the coding sequence ATGGCTACAGCCGGGCTGGCACACAACTTCGACCTCTATTCTCGGCTCGATGCTGCCATCGATGCGACCGTAAGGGGCAACGCCGACCGCAATGATCTCGAAAGCCGCTTTCCCAAAGAAAATTTGAATGCGTTGGCGGAGGCGGGCTGGACCGGCGTCTTGAGCGCAACCCGCTTTGGCGGTCTTGGCCTCGGCCATGTCGATTTCGCCGAAGCTGCTTATCGCATTGGTCAGATCGATGCATCGACCGGCCTTGTCTACGTCATGCACGTCGGCGCGGCTCAGACCATCAACCTGTATGGGAACGATGACCAGAAGGAGCGTTGGCTCAAGGCGAAGAACGGCACCCTTCTTGGCACATATTCGACCAGCGAACGCGCGACCGGTGGACACTGGTGGTACAATCTGTCCGAAGCGTCACGCGACGGCGACGACTATCTGCTTGATGCCAAGAAATCATTCACAACGAGCTCAGGTCAGGCCGATTTCTATGTGGTCCAAACACGCACGCCCGGCGCCAAGGACCAGGCCGACATTGTTTTCTTCATTGTGCACGGAAAGTCTCCCGGGATCGAATCGAAGCCTTGGAACGCCCTCGGCGTGCGCGCCAATCACTCAGGGCCCATCCGCTACAACAACGTGCGGGTACCGCAGCGGGACCGGCTCGGCGCAGAAGGGCAAGGAAAGGAAATCATCTACAATGGTGTCTCGCCCGTCTATCTGATCGGGCTCGGCGCCGTCTGGGAAGGCCTGGCCCGCGGCGCGCTCAATGCCGCTGTCAAGCACACTGAAAGTTTCGTGCATAAGGATCGGAACAAGAGACTTGCAGATTATCAGGCGATCCGGCAGGAGCTCGGCGCGGCCAAGGTGCTCGTCGAATCGTTGCGGCCGTGGCGGCTCGAATTGGCAACAAGGCTGGACGAACTCTGTCGCGCCGGCAAGCCGCAAAGCCAAGTCCTGGTCCCACTCACCGAATTCAAGGTGCATGCCGCCGAGGTCGCGAACAAGGTTGCAGCCGCTGCACTAACAGTGACCGGAGGTTACGGCTATCACCGAGGGCCGATCGAGCGTTCCTTCCGCGATGCGCGCGCGGCCATTGCAATGGGCCCATCGAACATCATCGCTCGAGACTGGATCGGAAAATCTTTGGTCGGACTGCCGCTTGAGCTCTTCTACGAAGGGGGAGAATAG
- a CDS encoding MarR family winged helix-turn-helix transcriptional regulator, which produces MQVKEQLDRAVSEFIWNIVEVNSQLEEIHKTWAQLLGITEPQWLILMAVDELDEGRGVSGIAVANKLRIHPAFVTNQTKKLEAMELLSRVTSPDDARYLRISLTQKAQAEIRKLSIKRQSLNATMLDGLDEESLHYVNKRLILIAKNSRLASQKLSIGIL; this is translated from the coding sequence ATGCAAGTGAAAGAACAACTCGATCGAGCCGTTAGTGAATTCATCTGGAATATCGTCGAGGTCAATTCCCAACTCGAGGAAATACACAAGACTTGGGCTCAGCTACTAGGCATAACCGAACCGCAGTGGCTGATCTTGATGGCCGTCGACGAACTCGATGAAGGCCGAGGAGTCTCAGGGATAGCTGTTGCGAACAAGCTGCGAATTCATCCCGCCTTCGTCACCAACCAAACAAAGAAACTGGAAGCAATGGAGCTCCTTTCCCGCGTGACCTCGCCCGATGATGCGAGATACTTGCGAATATCGCTGACTCAAAAAGCGCAGGCGGAAATCCGGAAGCTGTCAATCAAAAGACAATCCCTCAACGCCACAATGCTTGATGGGCTGGACGAGGAGTCTCTTCACTACGTCAACAAACGGCTCATCTTAATTGCGAAAAATAGCCGATTGGCATCTCAAAAGCTCAGCATTGGGATATTGTAA
- a CDS encoding cold-shock protein encodes MAIGTVKWFSPTKGYGFIKPDDGGPDVFVHIRAVEKAGYAELAEGAKISYETRVGHSGKISAENLRLG; translated from the coding sequence GTGGCAATAGGTACAGTGAAATGGTTCAGCCCGACTAAGGGCTACGGCTTCATCAAGCCAGATGACGGCGGCCCCGATGTCTTCGTGCACATCCGTGCCGTAGAAAAGGCCGGCTATGCCGAGTTGGCAGAGGGTGCTAAGATCAGCTATGAGACAAGGGTCGGACATTCTGGCAAAATTTCCGCCGAAAATCTCCGACTTGGATAA
- a CDS encoding RES family NAD+ phosphorylase — MAKKKSGVHRPAARTKAAKSPPAPPFPSPPSVVATPPAGLANLVNMMTWPKGQVIHRIHPNAYGSSQFNPGPYGNARFSPIKASNGANIPTLYGGAAFDCAAMETVFHDVPFVVGLKTFDKQKLADHVYSQVTPKRDLKLVDLSVTSLKRLGIPRSQLIDTEKNEYPNTRTWAEAIHAACPRAEGLCWVSRQDDRALAIMIFGDRVAAADLSPGGAPLDLLTIDALYADLVVLADRIGVKLVDGK; from the coding sequence ATGGCTAAGAAGAAGTCCGGTGTGCATCGCCCGGCTGCCCGGACGAAGGCAGCCAAGTCGCCGCCGGCCCCGCCTTTCCCATCCCCGCCCTCGGTTGTAGCGACTCCGCCCGCCGGCCTTGCCAATCTGGTGAACATGATGACCTGGCCGAAAGGCCAGGTCATTCATCGGATCCACCCAAATGCCTATGGCAGCAGCCAATTCAATCCAGGCCCGTATGGCAATGCCCGGTTCAGTCCAATCAAAGCTTCGAACGGCGCGAACATCCCTACCCTTTATGGCGGCGCGGCGTTCGATTGCGCAGCCATGGAAACCGTCTTTCATGACGTGCCTTTTGTTGTTGGATTAAAGACCTTCGATAAGCAAAAGCTGGCCGACCACGTTTATTCGCAAGTGACGCCGAAACGAGACCTCAAACTCGTCGATCTCAGCGTGACGTCACTCAAAAGGCTCGGGATTCCACGCAGTCAGCTTATCGATACCGAAAAGAACGAGTATCCGAACACCCGGACTTGGGCCGAAGCTATTCACGCTGCTTGCCCCCGTGCCGAGGGACTTTGCTGGGTGTCCCGCCAAGACGATCGTGCACTGGCGATCATGATCTTCGGCGATCGCGTCGCCGCAGCGGATCTATCGCCCGGGGGCGCTCCGCTAGACCTGCTGACTATCGACGCCCTGTACGCAGACCTCGTCGTTCTCGCGGACAGGATCGGCGTCAAGCTTGTCGACGGCAAGTAG
- a CDS encoding electron transfer flavoprotein subunit beta/FixA family protein, translating to MHNVVCIKQVPDSAQIRVHPVTNTIMRQGVPTIVNPYDLFALEAAMELRDEIGGEITVLTMGPPAAEDSLRKALTFGADRAVLLTDRVFAGADTLATTYALAAAIRKIGEEYGPPDLIFAGKQTIDGDTAQVGPGIAKRLGVVQLTYVAEIKSLDLAARAIEVERRSEGGVQVLRTKLPCLITMLEATNEIRRGGMTDALRAARTDIVKWNAQDAGIADISKCGLKGSPTIVKRVFAPSKRAEKAMLVEGADQPVPALIDAIFKQRPKLEAELAALSRASDVGSER from the coding sequence ATGCACAACGTCGTCTGCATAAAGCAGGTTCCGGACTCCGCGCAGATTCGCGTCCATCCCGTAACGAACACCATTATGCGCCAGGGCGTACCGACAATCGTCAATCCTTACGATTTGTTTGCGCTCGAGGCCGCCATGGAGCTACGCGACGAGATCGGCGGCGAGATCACTGTTCTGACAATGGGCCCGCCAGCCGCCGAAGACTCGCTGCGAAAGGCGCTGACCTTCGGTGCAGATCGAGCTGTGTTGCTCACCGATCGTGTTTTCGCAGGGGCCGATACGCTGGCGACGACTTACGCGCTGGCGGCGGCTATTCGTAAGATCGGAGAAGAGTACGGCCCGCCCGACCTTATCTTCGCCGGCAAGCAGACAATCGATGGCGACACTGCGCAGGTTGGGCCTGGTATTGCCAAGCGGCTCGGCGTGGTTCAGCTCACCTACGTCGCCGAGATCAAGAGCCTGGATCTCGCGGCGCGCGCAATCGAGGTAGAGCGACGGTCGGAGGGCGGCGTGCAGGTGCTGCGCACCAAGCTTCCATGTCTCATTACCATGCTGGAGGCGACAAACGAGATCCGGCGAGGTGGTATGACGGATGCGCTGCGGGCGGCACGCACTGACATCGTAAAATGGAACGCGCAGGATGCAGGTATAGCAGATATCTCGAAATGTGGTCTTAAGGGCTCTCCAACAATCGTTAAGCGTGTGTTCGCTCCCTCCAAGCGCGCCGAGAAAGCAATGCTGGTCGAGGGTGCCGATCAACCTGTGCCGGCATTAATCGATGCAATTTTCAAGCAACGGCCGAAGCTTGAAGCTGAACTTGCAGCGCTGTCGCGCGCTTCCGACGTGGGCTCGGAGCGATGA
- a CDS encoding zinc ribbon domain-containing protein, translated as MRSPVATCARKAGLNRSILEHGWHQFETFLAYKLEAAGGRLVKVDPRNTSRTCNECGSIDARHRESQARFACDDCGHEAHADVNAARTFSGPERGPRWRSPSAANLVEPPKAPRKNPLPSGRGRR; from the coding sequence GTGAGGAGCCCGGTCGCAACGTGCGCCAGAAAAGCCGGCCTTAACAGGTCCATTCTTGAACACGGCTGGCATCAATTCGAAACCTTTCTCGCCTACAAGTTGGAGGCGGCCGGCGGTCGCCTGGTTAAAGTCGATCCGCGCAACACGTCGCGGACCTGTAACGAATGCGGTTCTATCGACGCACGCCATCGCGAAAGCCAAGCACGTTTCGCCTGCGACGATTGCGGACACGAGGCGCATGCCGACGTAAACGCAGCCCGAACATTCTCAGGGCCGGAACGCGGCCCGCGGTGGAGGTCTCCTTCCGCCGCAAATCTCGTAGAGCCGCCTAAGGCTCCTCGGAAAAATCCCCTCCCTTCAGGGAGGGGAAGACGTTAA
- the gmd gene encoding GDP-mannose 4,6-dehydratase yields MTNENSQRRVALITGVTGQDGAYLSEYLLSLGYIVHGVKRRSSSFNTARVDHLYQDRHAGSVPFLMHYGDMTDSTNLIRLVQQIRPTEIYNLAAQSHVGVSFESPEYTANADAIGVLRLLEAIRILGLEKETRFYQASTSELYGLVQEVPQKETTPFYPRSPYGVAKLYGYWITVNYREAYGMFASNGILFNHESPIRGETFVTRKITRAVARIEVGLEETLYLGNLEAKRDWGHARDYVEGMHMILQAERPDDFVLATGETRSVREMVELGFAEVGRRIEWRGKGVEETGVDTKSGKAVVRIDPTYFRPTEVDLLIGDASKAREQLGWKPKRSFAQLVQEMVASDLAEAKREAENGKRTV; encoded by the coding sequence TTGACTAACGAAAACTCTCAAAGGCGGGTCGCTCTGATCACCGGTGTGACCGGCCAGGATGGCGCCTATCTCTCCGAATATTTACTGTCGCTCGGCTATATCGTGCATGGCGTTAAGCGGCGGTCATCTTCCTTCAACACCGCGCGCGTCGATCATCTCTATCAGGACCGGCATGCCGGCAGTGTGCCGTTTCTCATGCACTACGGTGACATGACCGACTCGACCAATCTGATCCGCTTGGTCCAGCAGATCAGGCCAACCGAGATCTACAATCTGGCCGCCCAAAGCCATGTCGGCGTGAGCTTTGAAAGCCCGGAATATACCGCAAACGCAGACGCGATTGGCGTGCTACGCCTGCTCGAGGCGATCCGGATTCTTGGCCTGGAGAAAGAGACGCGCTTCTACCAAGCGTCTACGTCCGAGCTTTACGGCCTGGTTCAGGAAGTCCCCCAGAAGGAGACCACGCCTTTTTATCCGCGCTCGCCCTATGGTGTGGCAAAGCTCTACGGCTATTGGATCACGGTGAACTACCGCGAAGCCTATGGCATGTTCGCAAGTAACGGCATTCTGTTCAATCACGAAAGCCCAATCCGCGGCGAGACCTTTGTTACCCGCAAGATCACTCGCGCCGTCGCCCGCATTGAGGTCGGTCTCGAGGAGACACTTTATCTTGGCAACCTCGAAGCCAAGCGCGACTGGGGGCATGCACGCGACTACGTCGAAGGCATGCACATGATTCTGCAGGCGGAGAGGCCCGACGATTTCGTGCTCGCAACCGGCGAAACGCGGTCGGTGCGCGAGATGGTCGAACTCGGCTTTGCCGAAGTCGGTCGCCGCATCGAATGGCGCGGCAAGGGCGTAGAGGAAACTGGCGTCGATACCAAGAGCGGCAAAGCCGTGGTTAGGATCGACCCGACCTATTTCCGCCCGACGGAGGTTGATCTTCTCATTGGAGATGCCAGCAAGGCGCGCGAACAGCTTGGTTGGAAACCGAAGCGCAGCTTTGCGCAGCTCGTGCAGGAGATGGTCGCAAGCGACCTTGCCGAGGCGAAACGGGAAGCTGAAAATGGCAAGCGCACCGTTTGA
- a CDS encoding helix-turn-helix domain-containing protein yields MIRRGFKYKLDPTAEQEVLFRQFAGACRAVYNAALYQRENFWRQYAARTGGRISYASQCRELTTLRASFDWIAAVSQTCQQQALRDLDKAYQNFFAGRAKYPTPRRKSLHETFRFQGREVEIRRLNRN; encoded by the coding sequence ATGATCCGCCGCGGCTTCAAATACAAGCTCGATCCGACTGCCGAACAGGAAGTGCTGTTTCGGCAGTTCGCAGGCGCGTGCCGTGCGGTCTACAACGCCGCGCTTTACCAGCGGGAAAACTTCTGGCGGCAATACGCGGCCCGGACCGGAGGCCGAATTAGCTACGCCAGCCAATGCCGGGAGCTGACTACGCTTCGTGCCTCCTTTGACTGGATTGCGGCCGTATCGCAGACCTGCCAGCAGCAAGCATTGCGCGATCTCGACAAGGCGTATCAGAATTTCTTCGCCGGCCGCGCGAAGTATCCGACACCGCGGCGTAAAAGCCTCCACGAGACGTTCCGGTTTCAGGGCCGTGAGGTGGAGATACGGCGGCTCAATCGCAACTGA
- a CDS encoding PIN domain-containing protein, producing the protein MIVVDSSALIAILEKEDDAARYAAEIEKADRLLISALTVHETGMVLRVRRGPAAVTRMWRFPNRTMILKSSPSTKRRRAARLRPSTALEKDCIRRLD; encoded by the coding sequence ATGATCGTAGTCGACAGCTCGGCACTCATTGCCATTCTGGAAAAAGAAGACGACGCGGCGCGGTACGCGGCCGAGATCGAGAAGGCGGATCGCCTGCTCATATCGGCCCTGACTGTCCATGAGACGGGGATGGTCTTGCGCGTTCGCCGTGGCCCTGCCGCCGTAACACGCATGTGGCGCTTTCCCAACAGGACAATGATTTTGAAATCGTCCCCTTCGACGAAGCGCAGGCGCGCAGCGCGCTTGAGGCCTTCGACCGCTTTGGAAAAGGATTGCATTCGAAGGCTCGACTGA